One Pseudoalteromonas sp. UG3-2 DNA window includes the following coding sequences:
- a CDS encoding DUF3630 family protein encodes MTSVTLDSQYEVIIVSSEQLPNDEDFELWAQIFLHHQHINMIEFSAGADRHQWRFQFQNSFFNLNFEHYSNSVWIAPDGLDALELLPSLHQVLSD; translated from the coding sequence ATGACCTCTGTCACTTTAGACTCGCAATATGAAGTAATCATCGTCAGCAGTGAACAGCTGCCAAACGATGAAGACTTTGAGCTTTGGGCACAAATATTTTTACACCACCAGCACATTAACATGATTGAATTCTCAGCGGGTGCCGATAGACATCAGTGGCGATTTCAGTTTCAAAATAGTTTTTTTAATCTTAATTTTGAGCATTACAGTAACAGCGTTTGGATTGCTCCAGATGGCTTAGACGCCCTTGAATTACTGCCTTCACTGCACCAAGTCCTCTCTGATTAA